A region of the Leptospirillum ferriphilum genome:
GCCATGGCCTTGACATGAAGGAGCCGGGAGGGTTCATGAACATAAATGAAGATCTGCATGGCAAGGTCGCCGACCGACCCCTGGCTTCCGATCAGGGAAGAAGGAAGCCCCGTGTTGTAATAGTTTGTAAACACAAGGGGTGCCGTCTGTCCAAGCACATTCAGGATTCCCAGAAGAATTCCGGTGCCAATCCCCGCCATCGCTCCCGGAAGAGCGATGCTTCTCATGGTTTGCCACCGGGTGGCTCCCAGGGCATATGCCCCTTCGATAAACGTCATCGGAACATCCCGAAGAGCCTGTTCAGTCACCCTGGTCACGATCGGCACCATGATGAATCCGAGCGTCAAACCACCGGCCATGGCCGAAAAGCCCCAGTGAAATCCCATCCCGGTCGATGTGGAAAACACATAGAACCCCACGATTCCCCAGACAACAGAAGGAACACCGAGCAACAGGTCCGACAAAAGCCTCACCAGACCAGCCTGTCTGGACTTCCCGTCCTGCCAGAGATAGAGCCCTGCCCATATTCCGACCGGAACGGAAAGGGAGCTGGCGATCACAACAAGATCAAGGCTTCCGACAATCCCGTTCAGGATGCCCCCTTCGGTTCCCAGGGGAAAACCGGATGGCACAGTCGAAATGAAATTCCAGCTCAAAGCCGATCGTCCCTGGCTCCATGCGACATAAATAATGAGGAGGAGAGGGGAAACAGCGAAGAGAAAGAAGAGCCCCGTCAACCCGCCAAGAAGGAGATTCCGGAACTGTCTATAGGGAGAGAGTCCTTCAGACAGGCTGTTCATGGGAGAACGGGACATGGGTTCAGCCTCCTCCGACGGAACCGGCAAGGCGACCGCCCATCAGCCGAAGAAGAAGCTCCCGGCCGAGGGTATTCACCGCCAGCGTAATGAGCAGGAGGATCAGTCCCAGTTCCACCTCCGCGGCCGCATACAGGGGGTCGATGACCGCATAGGTAAAGGTATTGGCCAAAAGGGAGCTGATCGTATAACCGACGTCCTGTATCGTTTCCGGAATGGAAGGCTGATTCCCCACGAGAAGGAGAACCGCCATTGTTTCCCCCACGGCACGTCCAAATCCCAGGATGACCGACCCGACAATACCGGGCAGGACTTCCCGGAGCTTGACGAAAAAAACGGTTTCGGCCTTTGTCGCTCCGAGGGCGTAAGAGGCTTCGACCATTTCCTGGGGAACCATCAATAAGGAATCCCTTGTCACCGTCGCGACCAGAGGAACAATCATAAAACCCACGACAAAGCCGGCAGCCAGAATGCCGTAA
Encoded here:
- the pstA gene encoding phosphate ABC transporter permease PstA, whose amino-acid sequence is MSRSPMNSLSEGLSPYRQFRNLLLGGLTGLFFLFAVSPLLLIIYVAWSQGRSALSWNFISTVPSGFPLGTEGGILNGIVGSLDLVVIASSLSVPVGIWAGLYLWQDGKSRQAGLVRLLSDLLLGVPSVVWGIVGFYVFSTSTGMGFHWGFSAMAGGLTLGFIMVPIVTRVTEQALRDVPMTFIEGAYALGATRWQTMRSIALPGAMAGIGTGILLGILNVLGQTAPLVFTNYYNTGLPSSLIGSQGSVGDLAMQIFIYVHEPSRLLHVKAMAAALVLLAIVLVLDIGIRLMTWGSRKIAGRIG